A single Pseudodesulfovibrio aespoeensis Aspo-2 DNA region contains:
- the flgB gene encoding flagellar basal body rod protein FlgB yields MKGLFGNHIQLTAKVLDLRLERQNVVMGNISNVDTPEYKARRLEFEDKLQQALNHDARGKMTRTQQSHLPAVFNADGFQGDGIKDFKPRHVHGEDSVDMDKEMAIMGKNGLMYNALASVIKKNFEGLQKVIMEGGK; encoded by the coding sequence ATGAAGGGACTTTTCGGGAATCACATCCAATTGACGGCAAAGGTCCTCGACCTGAGGCTGGAACGTCAAAATGTCGTCATGGGCAACATCTCCAACGTCGATACGCCCGAGTACAAAGCCCGCCGTCTCGAATTCGAGGACAAGCTCCAGCAGGCGCTCAACCACGACGCGCGCGGCAAGATGACCCGGACCCAGCAGAGCCATCTGCCCGCAGTCTTCAACGCGGACGGGTTCCAGGGCGACGGCATCAAGGACTTCAAACCCCGCCATGTCCATGGCGAAGACAGCGTGGACATGGACAAGGAGATGGCCATCATGGGCAAGAACGGCCTGATGTACAACGCCCTGGCCAGTGTCATCAAAAAGAATTTCGAAGGGTTGCAGAAAGTCATAATGGAAGGAGGCAAGTAA
- the flgC gene encoding flagellar basal body rod protein FlgC produces MDFMTALDIGASGLKAQRATLNVISMNMANMRTTKTLEGGPYQRKSVSFESTPVYSPFDEAMNNQLNRELHGVKVLGVTADERPFKQVYEPHHPDANDLGYVYYPDINVVEEMTNMMNATRGYEANVQTIESVKQMFNKALQIGV; encoded by the coding sequence ATGGACTTCATGACCGCACTCGACATCGGCGCGTCAGGGCTCAAGGCGCAACGCGCCACGCTCAATGTCATCTCCATGAACATGGCCAACATGCGGACTACCAAGACCCTGGAGGGCGGCCCCTACCAGCGCAAATCGGTCTCGTTTGAATCCACCCCGGTCTACTCGCCCTTTGACGAAGCCATGAACAACCAGCTCAACCGCGAGCTGCACGGGGTCAAGGTGCTCGGCGTGACCGCTGACGAGCGCCCCTTCAAGCAAGTTTACGAGCCGCATCATCCCGATGCCAACGACCTGGGCTATGTCTACTACCCCGACATCAACGTGGTCGAGGAAATGACCAACATGATGAACGCCACCCGAGGCTACGAGGCCAACGTGCAAACCATCGAGTCCGTCAAGCAGATGTTCAACAAGGCGCTGCAGATCGGCGTGTAA
- the fliE gene encoding flagellar hook-basal body complex protein FliE, with protein MVVKSIAINAYQNAMDMRRRSVDSTVASRLQKPQAPVEGFSNTLKSSLDKVNNMQAEKNLMIEEFASGKRQNVHELMITMQKAGLAMSMTSAVRAKVMTAYQELMKMSF; from the coding sequence ATGGTTGTCAAAAGCATCGCCATCAACGCCTATCAGAACGCCATGGACATGCGCCGCAGGTCGGTGGATTCCACGGTGGCCTCCCGGTTGCAGAAGCCACAAGCCCCGGTGGAGGGATTCAGCAACACGCTGAAGAGCTCCCTTGACAAGGTCAACAACATGCAGGCGGAAAAGAATTTGATGATCGAGGAGTTCGCCTCGGGAAAACGGCAGAATGTCCACGAACTCATGATCACCATGCAAAAGGCCGGGCTGGCCATGTCCATGACCAGCGCCGTGCGCGCCAAGGTCATGACCGCATATCAGGAACTCATGAAGATGTCGTTCTAG